The Dehalogenimonas sp. 4OHTPN genome window below encodes:
- the folP gene encoding dihydropteroate synthase encodes MQLPRPTRIGRRTFHWGRRTFIMGILNVTPDSFSGDGLGGDVEAAIAQAERMAAEGADIIDVGGESTRPGAPEVSAEEEIRRVVPVIERLKAAIDLPVSIDSYKAEVAEAAVRAGASLLNDVWALKRDARLAGVAARYGLPVVLSSSQRDAPVADIMPAVIDSLRWAIGRAAAAGVAPENIIVDPGFGFGKTVEQNVEVLRRLGELRVLGKPILLGTSRKSTIGKVLGDAPPPERLFGTVATTAIGIMNGADIVRVHDVKENAQAARMADAVVRGVTVYLGLGSNLGDRERNLALAVEAISRDLRLNQLSPVYETEPWNVAPQPRFLNMAIEAQTALPPSGLLDYVKNLERILGRAAADPGQPRVIDIDILLYGDQVLDTPTLIIPHPRLAQRAFNLVPLNDLDPELKHPVTGLTAAEMLSALGQIRGVEPYQETASD; translated from the coding sequence ATGCAACTGCCGCGCCCTACCCGCATCGGCCGCCGGACATTCCACTGGGGGCGGCGTACTTTCATAATGGGCATCCTGAACGTCACCCCGGACTCATTCTCCGGCGACGGTCTGGGCGGAGACGTCGAGGCCGCGATCGCTCAGGCTGAACGCATGGCCGCCGAGGGCGCCGACATCATAGACGTCGGCGGCGAGTCCACCCGCCCCGGCGCTCCCGAGGTCTCCGCCGAAGAAGAAATCCGACGCGTCGTCCCGGTCATCGAGCGCCTGAAGGCGGCTATCGACCTCCCCGTCAGCATCGACAGCTATAAAGCCGAGGTCGCCGAGGCCGCGGTCAGGGCAGGCGCCTCGCTTTTAAACGACGTCTGGGCCTTGAAGCGCGATGCCCGCCTGGCTGGGGTAGCCGCCCGCTACGGACTGCCCGTGGTGCTTAGTTCGAGCCAGCGCGATGCTCCTGTCGCCGATATCATGCCCGCCGTCATCGACAGCCTGCGCTGGGCCATTGGCCGGGCTGCCGCGGCCGGCGTCGCCCCGGAGAACATCATCGTCGACCCCGGCTTCGGCTTCGGCAAGACGGTCGAACAGAACGTCGAGGTGCTCCGGCGCCTGGGCGAGCTCAGGGTGCTCGGCAAGCCGATACTGCTGGGCACGTCGCGTAAATCCACCATCGGCAAAGTCCTGGGCGATGCGCCCCCTCCGGAACGCCTTTTCGGCACGGTGGCGACGACGGCCATCGGAATAATGAACGGCGCCGACATCGTCCGAGTCCACGATGTCAAAGAGAACGCTCAAGCGGCCAGGATGGCCGACGCCGTGGTCCGGGGCGTGACCGTCTATCTCGGTCTCGGATCCAATTTGGGCGACAGGGAGCGAAATCTGGCGCTTGCCGTAGAAGCTATCAGCCGGGACCTGCGTCTCAATCAGCTTTCGCCGGTTTATGAAACCGAGCCGTGGAATGTGGCGCCGCAGCCGAGGTTTCTGAATATGGCGATAGAAGCGCAGACTGCGCTTCCGCCATCCGGTCTGTTAGATTATGTAAAGAATCTTGAGCGTATTCTCGGCCGCGCCGCCGCCGATCCCGGCCAACCGCGAGTTATCGACATCGACATCCTGCTGTACGGCGATCAGGTCCTTGATACCCCGACGCTTATTATTCCCCATCCCCGCCTGGCGCAGCGGGCGTTCAACCTGGTGCCTCTTAACGACCTGGATCCTGAATTGAAACACCCGGTGACCGGGCTGACCGCGGCCGAGATGCTGTCTGCCCTGGGTCAGATTCGGGGCGTGGAACCATACCAGGAAACTGCTTCAGATTGA
- the queD gene encoding 6-carboxytetrahydropterin synthase QueD, which yields MYIIAVESHFDAAHYLRGYQGKCENLHGHRYRVAVKLSSKDLDSVGLACDFGDIKAALKPILARYDHTLLNDVPPFDTINPSAENIARTIYEEIKPEIGGAALKAVTVWESPESSAEYTEG from the coding sequence ATGTATATTATTGCCGTCGAAAGCCACTTTGACGCCGCCCACTACCTCCGGGGCTACCAGGGCAAATGCGAAAACCTCCACGGCCACCGGTACCGGGTGGCGGTGAAGCTGTCGTCGAAGGACCTGGACTCCGTCGGCCTGGCCTGCGACTTCGGCGACATCAAGGCTGCTTTAAAGCCGATACTCGCCCGCTACGACCACACTCTGCTGAATGATGTGCCGCCGTTCGACACGATCAATCCCTCGGCGGAGAACATCGCCCGTACGATCTATGAGGAAATCAAGCCCGAGATCGGCGGCGCGGCGCTGAAGGCGGTTACCGTCTGGGAGTCGCCGGAATCTTCCGCCGAGTACACCGAGGGTTGA
- a CDS encoding Zn-ribbon domain-containing OB-fold protein → MTVKLTNSDFDTALREGKLLGLKCGCGGILCPPRGVCPRCASTDLEVVQLSGKGKIASYTTLFVAAEGRDQELPYALALVALDEGPYLVGRIETACPDKLTMSIIGQPVTVGHGIFKGDKYSAGDAAYPTFKLAE, encoded by the coding sequence ATGACGGTAAAGTTAACAAACAGTGATTTCGACACCGCTCTCCGTGAAGGGAAGCTGCTGGGACTTAAATGCGGCTGCGGGGGCATTCTCTGCCCGCCGCGGGGCGTTTGCCCGCGCTGCGCCAGCACCGACCTCGAGGTCGTCCAGCTTTCGGGCAAGGGGAAGATCGCCAGCTATACCACCCTCTTCGTGGCGGCTGAGGGCCGCGACCAGGAACTGCCTTACGCCCTGGCGCTGGTCGCCCTTGATGAAGGACCGTATCTCGTCGGCCGGATTGAAACAGCCTGCCCGGACAAGCTCACCATGAGCATCATCGGCCAGCCGGTGACCGTGGGGCACGGTATTTTCAAAGGCGATAAGTATTCCGCCGGAGACGCGGCCTACCCGACGTTTAAGCTCGCCGAGTAA
- a CDS encoding propanoyl-CoA acyltransferase → MRKVAVIGVGQTKFSGAQGKSLSELFAEAAFEALADAQIESKSVQALFVGNALGDFAEGQGMTPAFIADYIGAWNVPANRYDGACASASVAIRDAFLLVAAGVYDIVIAGGVERAASLGTPLATRTFAMFSDSRYEFPAGMTFPGVFALLAHRYAAVYGLPIQKLKEQMAQVSVQSYNHGMFNPKAHLKKSVTIPDVLKSFTVATPIQLHDCCPFSDGAAAVVVASEEAAKKLSPKPVFFAGAGQASSGPLASQGAYLPRLKARELSARQAYTMAGITPADIDVCELHDCFSIASIIAAEGLGFFEQGKAGEAWLKGETDIGGKVAINPSGGLKSKGHPIGATGAAQVYEVVRQLRGEVEPERQVPEARIGMTDTLGGDGGTMVSLIFKRGW, encoded by the coding sequence ATGCGTAAAGTAGCCGTCATCGGCGTCGGGCAGACCAAGTTCTCCGGCGCCCAAGGAAAAAGCCTGTCCGAGTTGTTCGCCGAAGCCGCCTTCGAGGCGCTGGCCGACGCCCAAATTGAATCGAAATCTGTCCAGGCGCTGTTCGTCGGCAACGCCCTGGGCGACTTCGCCGAGGGCCAGGGGATGACCCCGGCCTTCATCGCCGACTATATCGGCGCCTGGAACGTCCCCGCCAACCGCTACGACGGCGCCTGCGCCTCGGCTTCGGTGGCTATCCGCGACGCCTTCCTTCTTGTGGCCGCAGGCGTTTACGACATCGTCATCGCCGGCGGCGTCGAAAGGGCTGCCAGCTTGGGCACCCCTCTGGCTACACGCACCTTCGCCATGTTCTCGGACTCCAGGTACGAGTTCCCGGCTGGGATGACCTTCCCCGGCGTTTTCGCCCTTTTGGCCCACCGCTACGCCGCGGTCTACGGCTTGCCGATCCAAAAGCTGAAAGAGCAGATGGCGCAGGTGTCGGTGCAGTCTTACAACCATGGGATGTTCAACCCGAAGGCCCACCTTAAGAAATCGGTCACCATCCCCGACGTGCTGAAAAGCTTCACTGTGGCCACGCCCATCCAGCTCCACGACTGCTGCCCCTTTTCCGACGGCGCGGCAGCCGTCGTCGTTGCCTCAGAAGAGGCGGCTAAAAAGCTGTCGCCCAAGCCGGTCTTCTTCGCCGGCGCCGGACAGGCGTCCTCGGGTCCGCTGGCTTCGCAGGGAGCCTATCTCCCCAGGCTTAAGGCGCGTGAACTGTCGGCCAGGCAGGCTTACACCATGGCCGGCATCACTCCGGCCGATATTGATGTCTGCGAGCTCCACGACTGCTTCTCCATCGCCAGTATCATCGCCGCCGAAGGACTGGGCTTCTTCGAGCAGGGTAAAGCCGGCGAGGCCTGGCTCAAAGGCGAGACCGACATCGGTGGCAAGGTGGCCATTAACCCGTCCGGCGGCCTCAAGAGTAAAGGCCACCCCATCGGCGCCACCGGCGCGGCCCAGGTGTATGAGGTCGTCCGCCAGCTCAGGGGCGAGGTCGAGCCGGAGCGGCAGGTGCCGGAGGCCAGAATCGGCATGACCGATACTCTGGGCGGCGACGGCGGCACTATGGTCAGCCTGATCTTCAAGAGGGGCTGGTAA
- a CDS encoding glycerol-3-phosphate acyltransferase, whose translation MFILLLIGAYLVGSIPVAYLVAKWARGVDLRKHGSGNVGSSNVLAATSKRWTIPVLIFDLGKGILAVLVARWSGLDISYQFAVGLAAVAGHNWPVFLGFRGGRGILTSLGVILAFSPLLGLAVLVMAFSLAPVKQLSLGVFIALLALPLLAYYLADFFSIAEPGPVAAGMAAITALAFIRRLLAGGRSDLAKDLSMSEVLLNRLVFDRDIRNRKLWLSRTENAGKAFS comes from the coding sequence ATGTTTATTCTTCTTCTGATAGGGGCTTACCTGGTCGGCAGCATACCGGTGGCCTACCTGGTGGCAAAATGGGCCCGCGGCGTTGATTTAAGAAAGCACGGCTCCGGCAACGTCGGCAGTTCCAACGTACTGGCCGCCACCTCCAAGCGCTGGACGATACCAGTACTCATTTTCGACCTGGGCAAGGGCATTCTGGCGGTGCTGGTTGCCCGCTGGTCCGGCCTGGACATCTCCTACCAGTTCGCCGTTGGCCTGGCCGCGGTGGCCGGCCACAACTGGCCGGTCTTCCTGGGCTTCCGCGGCGGGCGGGGCATCCTGACCAGCCTGGGCGTCATCCTGGCTTTCTCGCCGCTGCTGGGACTGGCGGTGCTGGTCATGGCATTTTCTCTGGCGCCGGTGAAGCAGTTGTCCCTGGGCGTCTTCATCGCCCTGCTGGCGCTGCCTTTACTGGCCTACTACCTGGCCGATTTTTTCAGCATCGCCGAACCCGGGCCGGTGGCGGCGGGCATGGCAGCCATAACCGCGCTCGCTTTCATCCGCCGCCTGCTGGCCGGCGGCCGCAGCGATCTGGCCAAAGACCTTTCGATGAGCGAAGTCCTATTGAACCGCCTGGTCTTCGACCGGGACATCCGCAACCGCAAGCTGTGGCTGTCAAGGACGGAGAATGCCGGGAAGGCTTTCAGTTAG
- a CDS encoding PHP domain-containing protein, with protein sequence MVSRVDLHLHSTASDGVLTPAQVVRKAGNLKLKYMALTDHDSIDGIAEALAEAEKFPGLTVIPGVEMSTDVAAGDVHILGYFIDWQNPELKRRLTIMRASREDRGQAIVERLGELGMPLDWERVKEIAGEAVIGRPHIAQAMVEKGYISYIGEAFDKYISRGGPGYVERIKLAPAEAVALIRSVGGVPVIAHPLTLPGYEKLIEELIPAGLAGIEVFYSSFKDWEIERLKMLADRLGLVATGGTDYHGLDPATETMIGGQPVPLAAVEDLISRRQAG encoded by the coding sequence ATGGTCTCCCGAGTCGACCTGCACCTGCATTCGACAGCCTCCGACGGCGTCCTCACCCCGGCCCAGGTGGTACGCAAGGCTGGCAACCTGAAGCTGAAATACATGGCGCTGACCGACCACGACTCCATCGACGGCATAGCCGAGGCGCTGGCCGAAGCCGAGAAGTTCCCCGGCCTGACCGTTATCCCCGGCGTGGAAATGTCCACCGATGTGGCCGCCGGCGACGTCCACATTCTCGGCTACTTCATTGACTGGCAGAACCCGGAGCTCAAGCGCCGGCTGACCATTATGAGAGCCTCTCGCGAGGACCGCGGCCAGGCTATCGTCGAGAGGCTGGGAGAGCTGGGCATGCCGCTGGACTGGGAGAGGGTCAAGGAGATCGCCGGCGAGGCCGTCATCGGCCGGCCCCACATCGCCCAGGCTATGGTTGAGAAGGGTTACATCAGCTATATCGGCGAGGCCTTCGACAAATACATCTCACGCGGCGGGCCGGGTTATGTTGAACGCATCAAGCTGGCCCCGGCCGAGGCGGTAGCCCTCATCCGCTCCGTGGGCGGCGTCCCGGTCATAGCCCACCCGCTGACCCTGCCCGGCTATGAGAAACTGATCGAGGAACTTATCCCGGCGGGACTGGCCGGCATCGAGGTTTTCTACTCCAGCTTCAAGGACTGGGAAATTGAGCGGTTGAAAATGCTGGCCGACCGCTTGGGCCTGGTGGCTACCGGCGGCACCGACTATCACGGCCTGGACCCGGCCACCGAAACGATGATCGGCGGCCAGCCGGTGCCGCTGGCGGCGGTCGAGGACCTGATCTCGCGGCGGCAGGCCGGGTGA
- a CDS encoding TIGR00282 family metallophosphoesterase translates to MKILAIGDIIGKPGRRAVKELLPALKLGLGIDFVIANGENAAGGKGLTPETAEELFSYGMDVITSGNHIWAQQEIVPMLEGSAPVLRPLNYPPGVPGKGFVTVKGVTVVSLMGRTFINTIDCPFRAMDALLSSLDRKPGHIIVDFHAEATSEKQAMGWYLDGKVSAVVGTHTHVGTVDARVLPGGTACVSDIGMVGPWHSIIGDDKDEVLSRFLTGLHQRLSVAKGARVTFNSVLITTDINGKAIAMERIDREAII, encoded by the coding sequence ATGAAGATACTGGCCATCGGCGATATCATCGGCAAGCCCGGGCGGCGGGCGGTCAAAGAACTGCTGCCGGCCTTGAAGCTGGGGCTGGGGATAGACTTCGTCATCGCCAACGGCGAGAACGCCGCCGGCGGCAAGGGACTGACCCCGGAGACCGCCGAGGAGCTTTTTTCCTACGGCATGGACGTCATCACCTCCGGCAACCACATCTGGGCGCAGCAGGAGATTGTTCCCATGCTGGAGGGTTCCGCCCCGGTGCTGCGGCCGCTGAATTACCCGCCGGGGGTGCCGGGCAAGGGATTTGTCACGGTCAAGGGGGTGACGGTGGTCAGCCTGATGGGCCGGACCTTCATCAATACCATTGACTGCCCCTTCCGCGCCATGGATGCCCTCCTATCAAGCCTTGACAGGAAGCCGGGCCACATCATCGTTGACTTTCATGCCGAAGCCACCTCGGAGAAACAGGCCATGGGCTGGTACCTGGACGGCAAAGTGTCCGCCGTGGTCGGCACCCACACCCATGTCGGTACCGTTGACGCCCGCGTCCTGCCCGGCGGCACCGCCTGCGTCTCCGATATCGGTATGGTGGGGCCGTGGCACTCCATCATCGGCGATGACAAGGACGAGGTGCTGTCCCGCTTCCTGACCGGCCTGCACCAGCGGCTGTCGGTCGCCAAAGGAGCCCGGGTGACCTTCAATTCGGTGCTCATCACCACGGATATCAATGGCAAGGCTATTGCCATGGAGAGAATCGACCGCGAGGCCATCATCTGA
- the radC gene encoding DNA repair protein RadC, with product MGDDKNSRVDGHRGRLRERFKKGGLSALADYEVVELLLTLGQPRSDCKPAAKEALKRFKTLRGVLEALPEDLQQVPGIGPNNCVAIRLIAEVSRELLKEKAVGEPCVGAPEQVLDYLNASMGGLKKEVFKVIYLDNQNRVIEAADMFHGTVNASAVWVREVIEGALKRQAAAMIFVHNHPSGSTTPSPQDRDITRDLVLAAAAVGIRALDHIIVGGDKHYSMASEGVFDRYVAEFQGLRGKR from the coding sequence ATGGGCGACGATAAAAACAGCCGAGTCGACGGCCACCGCGGCCGGCTGCGGGAACGCTTCAAAAAGGGCGGCCTGTCCGCCCTGGCGGACTACGAGGTCGTCGAGCTGCTGCTGACCCTCGGCCAGCCGCGCTCCGACTGCAAACCAGCCGCCAAGGAAGCCCTCAAGCGTTTCAAGACACTCCGAGGCGTCCTTGAGGCATTGCCCGAGGACTTACAGCAGGTTCCGGGCATCGGACCCAACAACTGCGTCGCCATCCGCCTCATCGCCGAGGTATCTCGGGAATTACTGAAAGAGAAAGCCGTCGGCGAGCCGTGCGTCGGCGCGCCGGAGCAGGTGCTGGACTACCTGAACGCCTCGATGGGCGGCCTCAAGAAAGAGGTCTTCAAAGTCATCTACCTGGACAACCAAAACCGAGTCATCGAGGCGGCCGACATGTTCCATGGTACGGTTAACGCTTCCGCGGTGTGGGTGAGGGAGGTCATCGAGGGCGCGCTCAAGCGGCAGGCGGCGGCTATGATCTTTGTCCACAACCACCCGTCAGGGTCGACGACCCCCAGCCCTCAGGACCGTGACATTACCCGCGACCTGGTGCTGGCGGCGGCGGCGGTGGGCATCCGCGCTTTGGACCACATCATCGTTGGCGGGGATAAGCACTACAGTATGGCGTCCGAGGGCGTCTTCGACCGCTACGTGGCGGAGTTCCAGGGGCTGCGGGGGAAGAGATAG
- a CDS encoding DNA polymerase III subunit alpha: protein MGAEFLMFTHLHVHTEFSLLDGMCRVKDLVARAKELGMTALGITDHGAMYGALKFYKECKAQGIKPIVGCEIYVAPGSRLDKTAADKNHRHLVLLAKNKAGYQNLLQLVSIANTEGYYYKPRVDKEVLAKYREGLIALSACPSGEVPRLILEGRIDEARKAAAWYHDNFGGDFYFEIQRHPMPEFDRINSALMKLSKELGVPVVATGDIHYLNREDAATHDLLLCIGTSTTVQDTSRMRMQADSFYLKTEAEMAELYRDLPEALSNTQKIADACDLSLDFGRLHLPQIDRPDGMSSFEYLTDLCRNALPKYYPNPSAAVQDRLAYELEVIDKTQFADYFLVVWDIIRFVKERNIYYGVRGSAAASIVLRCLGITEVDPLEYSLVFERFLNIERKEMPDIDMDFQDDRREEVIEYVSAKYGPDHVAQIITFGTLGARAAIRDVGRALGMNLPDVDRVARMVPFGPNMTLEKALDETAELREAVQSDGAVQKLIDTARQVSGLSRHASTHAAGVVISKEPLALHAPLQRLNREGAGGGKVELVMTQYPMEDIALIGLLKMDFLGLANLTILSRAQDIIRERRGVPLDVHRIPLDDKKTFSLLAAGETMGVFQLEGVGMRRYIRDLKPSHFTDIAAMVALYRPGPMEQIPRFIRSKHGLEPISYPHPDLEPILRETYGVIVYQEQVLFIAQKFSGYSLGQADILRKAMGKKNAEVMQKQKQNFIAGAVKNGYTEAVAEEIFALIEPFAGYAFNKAHAVSYALIAYQTAYLKANYPVEYMTAFLATQRDDAEKVAVAAAESRRLGIELRGPDVNASEVNFTIESGGGGDAIRFGLAAVKNVGEAAVVPIVEERRRSGPFRSLEDFCRRADAACMNRRVMESLIKVGAFDSLGGRATLLHNVGRIMDFAARELRIRQSGQGTLFDLFGGVAEMPAAPLEMEASAVSQKELMAWEKDLLGVYLSAHPFSQFAGSIGRDTTALCGEISDELDGQLVTLAGMVAAARTSVTRDGNTFATVELEDLNGRTEIVAWPKLYAQTKEFWQEGNVLLVEGKVSFRGDRGSVHADAVRLYQPNAEGDSVEAGQMVRVKPPGGNGFHGRPGFPPKAGPPFHPPPKAAARPAAAATPEAETKKVIEKDKSPIMPRRLIVNLTQTENADADLGLFNRLMDILAVYPGPESISLQIACPDRLYHLKLSNLKVTCNNDLMAEIETLLGPGSARCENNGH, encoded by the coding sequence ATGGGCGCCGAGTTTCTGATGTTTACCCACCTTCACGTTCATACCGAATTCAGCCTGCTGGACGGCATGTGCCGCGTCAAGGATCTGGTGGCGCGGGCCAAAGAGCTGGGCATGACCGCCCTTGGGATCACCGACCACGGCGCCATGTACGGCGCCCTGAAGTTCTATAAAGAGTGCAAGGCCCAGGGGATCAAGCCGATCGTCGGCTGCGAGATATATGTCGCCCCCGGCTCCCGGCTGGACAAGACCGCCGCGGACAAGAACCACCGCCACCTGGTGCTGCTGGCTAAAAACAAGGCAGGCTACCAGAACCTTTTACAGCTGGTCTCCATCGCCAACACCGAGGGCTACTATTACAAGCCGAGGGTGGACAAAGAGGTTTTAGCTAAATACCGCGAGGGGCTCATCGCCCTGTCCGCCTGCCCATCCGGTGAAGTGCCGCGCCTCATCCTGGAGGGGCGAATCGACGAAGCCCGGAAGGCGGCCGCCTGGTACCACGACAACTTCGGTGGGGATTTTTACTTCGAGATCCAGCGGCATCCCATGCCGGAGTTCGACCGGATTAATTCAGCTTTGATGAAGCTTTCGAAGGAGCTCGGCGTCCCGGTGGTCGCCACCGGCGATATCCACTATCTCAACCGCGAGGACGCCGCAACCCACGATCTGCTGCTGTGTATCGGCACCAGCACCACGGTGCAGGATACCTCCCGGATGAGGATGCAGGCTGACTCTTTTTATCTCAAAACCGAAGCCGAGATGGCCGAACTGTACCGCGACCTGCCGGAAGCCCTGTCCAACACGCAGAAGATCGCCGACGCCTGCGACCTGTCGCTCGACTTCGGCCGACTGCACCTGCCGCAGATCGATCGCCCGGATGGGATGTCGTCCTTTGAATACCTGACCGATCTTTGCCGGAATGCCTTGCCGAAGTATTATCCCAATCCCTCGGCGGCCGTACAGGACAGGCTTGCCTATGAGCTGGAGGTCATCGACAAGACCCAGTTCGCCGATTATTTTCTGGTAGTCTGGGATATCATCCGCTTCGTCAAGGAGCGGAATATCTACTACGGCGTTCGGGGTTCGGCCGCCGCCTCCATCGTCCTCCGCTGCCTCGGCATTACCGAGGTCGACCCGCTGGAGTATTCCCTGGTCTTCGAGCGCTTCCTGAACATCGAGCGCAAGGAGATGCCGGACATTGACATGGATTTCCAGGACGACCGGCGCGAGGAGGTCATCGAATACGTTTCAGCCAAGTACGGACCGGACCACGTGGCCCAGATCATCACCTTCGGCACGCTGGGCGCCCGGGCGGCAATCCGCGACGTCGGCCGCGCCCTGGGCATGAATCTCCCCGATGTCGACCGGGTAGCCCGTATGGTGCCCTTCGGTCCCAACATGACCCTGGAAAAAGCCCTGGACGAGACCGCTGAACTGCGTGAAGCCGTTCAGAGTGACGGCGCGGTGCAGAAACTCATTGACACCGCCAGGCAGGTTTCCGGGCTGTCCCGCCACGCCAGCACCCATGCCGCCGGGGTGGTCATTTCCAAGGAGCCGCTGGCGCTCCACGCACCGCTGCAGCGCCTTAACCGCGAGGGCGCCGGCGGCGGCAAGGTCGAACTGGTGATGACCCAGTATCCCATGGAGGACATCGCGCTCATCGGCCTCCTCAAGATGGACTTCCTGGGCCTGGCCAATCTGACCATCCTGTCGCGGGCCCAGGACATCATTCGGGAGCGGCGCGGCGTGCCGCTGGACGTGCACAGGATCCCGCTGGATGATAAGAAAACCTTCAGCCTGCTGGCCGCCGGCGAGACGATGGGCGTTTTCCAGCTTGAAGGCGTCGGCATGCGGCGCTATATCCGTGACCTGAAACCCTCCCACTTTACCGATATCGCCGCCATGGTAGCCCTGTACCGTCCCGGCCCGATGGAGCAGATTCCCCGCTTCATCAGGAGCAAACACGGCCTGGAACCGATCAGCTACCCGCACCCGGACCTGGAGCCGATCCTCAGAGAAACCTACGGCGTCATCGTCTACCAGGAGCAGGTGCTGTTCATCGCCCAAAAATTCTCCGGCTATTCGCTGGGTCAGGCCGATATCCTCAGGAAGGCTATGGGCAAGAAGAACGCCGAGGTGATGCAGAAGCAGAAGCAGAACTTCATCGCCGGCGCGGTCAAGAACGGCTACACCGAGGCTGTGGCCGAGGAGATTTTCGCCCTCATCGAACCTTTCGCCGGGTATGCTTTCAACAAGGCCCACGCCGTGTCCTATGCCCTCATCGCCTACCAGACGGCTTATCTCAAGGCCAATTACCCGGTGGAATACATGACCGCCTTCCTGGCGACCCAGCGGGACGACGCCGAGAAAGTGGCGGTGGCCGCCGCCGAGAGCCGCCGCCTGGGCATCGAGCTTCGCGGCCCGGACGTCAACGCCTCAGAGGTCAATTTCACCATCGAATCGGGCGGCGGCGGAGACGCCATCCGCTTCGGCCTGGCGGCGGTCAAGAATGTCGGCGAAGCGGCCGTCGTCCCCATCGTCGAGGAGCGCCGCCGCAGCGGCCCCTTCAGATCGCTTGAGGACTTCTGCCGCCGCGCCGACGCCGCCTGCATGAACCGCCGGGTGATGGAGAGCCTGATCAAGGTCGGCGCCTTCGATTCCCTCGGCGGCCGGGCGACCCTCCTCCACAACGTTGGGCGCATTATGGATTTCGCCGCCCGCGAACTCCGGATCCGCCAATCGGGCCAGGGCACCCTGTTCGACCTCTTCGGCGGCGTCGCCGAGATGCCGGCGGCGCCCCTGGAGATGGAAGCCTCGGCGGTGTCCCAGAAGGAATTGATGGCCTGGGAGAAGGACCTGCTGGGCGTCTACCTGTCGGCCCATCCGTTCAGCCAGTTCGCGGGCAGCATCGGGCGGGACACCACCGCCCTGTGCGGCGAGATTTCCGACGAGCTTGACGGCCAACTGGTAACCCTGGCCGGCATGGTAGCGGCGGCCAGGACATCGGTCACCCGGGACGGCAACACCTTCGCCACGGTGGAGTTGGAAGACCTCAACGGCCGCACCGAGATCGTCGCCTGGCCGAAGCTGTACGCCCAGACCAAAGAATTCTGGCAGGAGGGCAATGTCCTCCTTGTGGAAGGCAAGGTTTCTTTCCGCGGCGACCGCGGTTCGGTGCACGCCGACGCGGTGCGGCTTTACCAGCCAAACGCCGAAGGCGATTCGGTTGAAGCCGGCCAGATGGTACGGGTGAAGCCGCCCGGCGGCAACGGTTTCCACGGCCGCCCGGGCTTTCCGCCGAAGGCAGGGCCGCCCTTCCACCCGCCGCCTAAAGCGGCGGCTCGACCGGCAGCCGCCGCCACCCCCGAAGCCGAGACCAAAAAAGTAATCGAGAAGGATAAATCGCCTATTATGCCCCGCCGCCTGATCGTTAACCTGACCCAGACCGAAAACGCTGATGCCGACCTGGGCCTTTTCAACCGGCTGATGGATATCCTGGCCGTCTATCCCGGCCCGGAAAGCATCAGCCTGCAGATCGCCTGCCCCGACCGGCTGTATCACCTGAAGCTGTCCAACCTGAAGGTAACCTGCAATAACGACCTGATGGCTGAGATCGAGACCCTGTTGGGCCCCGGTTCAGCTAGGTGCGAAAACAATGGACATTAA
- a CDS encoding DUF2007 domain-containing protein yields the protein MDIKWTAAASAPNEFAATLWRDILIDAGIPAFVRESEAATFLVASAILPASVMVPEDRLEEAKRLLEEIEPADEQPEDPDE from the coding sequence ATGGACATTAAATGGACCGCCGCGGCTTCGGCGCCCAATGAGTTCGCCGCCACCCTGTGGCGGGATATCCTGATTGACGCCGGCATCCCGGCATTCGTCCGGGAGTCGGAAGCGGCGACTTTTCTGGTCGCCTCGGCTATCCTGCCGGCCAGCGTGATGGTGCCGGAAGACCGCCTGGAAGAGGCCAAAAGGCTGCTGGAAGAGATCGAGCCGGCCGATGAGCAGCCCGAAGACCCGGATGAATAA